Proteins encoded within one genomic window of Mycolicibacterium aubagnense:
- a CDS encoding DNA polymerase, whose protein sequence is MSTHPAVPIVDLPRVAAAQFQFYDHAVGAFLVTEDAALARWIDQLCSQPPAAVAADIETRGLDVNKFTITCVTVAFHLGGDTVALLFDPLRREEHRRLLTRVFDHAARIVFHGGSFDVAPLYAHRLLTREHIRKIGDTLVAARMIRTYAKAGRTLEDLAIAYGVMDDDRITMDEVFAARGLKKDEGWWSTDIDTPTYAVGAMSDTVATLRLWGIPGVTGEGIIATAARYLTTSQLGIGGIGVLNGRDAEQLVEDVQQVNRIVLERTARGYAVDAEFPDRFLAETAEATAAAARVLAAAGIRPGNPADLVNALDARGLLHEQWPRTNTGRLKADKNALEVFTGEHISESLKNPLVMAHRTVFGNEKVLGYVNKVVENAGPTGRLHPEIKILGANATGRMSASRPEIQQFPPEARGVIVADDGDWVSADWKSIEPVVLATASGDRQFLADMKAGKDPYEPVGKMAGVDRKLAKRKMLADMYGQGHKAAALQYGWTIDRAKQVAWAIRDGLPILYKLIDALKAQSEATGHVTTLSGRVVDQEFRFQENGRMVRDVAQRIAPNHFCQGSALDVMHYSILELDRRGLSDHVHLWMHDEIVADSTIAAELAEVMATPPPFLQAVAQYHGMDAFLAVDLNDMGQRWEYV, encoded by the coding sequence ATGTCCACGCACCCAGCCGTGCCAATCGTCGACCTGCCTCGCGTCGCGGCGGCGCAATTCCAGTTCTACGACCACGCGGTCGGTGCATTCCTTGTCACCGAGGATGCGGCTCTGGCCCGTTGGATAGATCAGTTGTGCTCGCAGCCGCCGGCCGCGGTGGCGGCCGACATAGAGACCCGCGGCCTGGACGTCAACAAGTTCACGATCACCTGCGTCACCGTGGCGTTCCACCTCGGCGGCGACACCGTGGCGCTCCTGTTTGATCCGCTGCGGCGCGAAGAGCACCGACGACTACTTACGCGCGTGTTCGACCACGCAGCGCGAATCGTTTTTCACGGGGGAAGCTTCGATGTCGCACCGCTTTACGCGCATCGACTGTTGACTCGCGAACACATCCGCAAGATCGGAGACACGCTCGTCGCTGCGCGGATGATTCGCACTTACGCGAAGGCCGGGAGGACCCTGGAAGACCTCGCGATCGCGTACGGAGTAATGGACGATGACCGCATCACCATGGACGAGGTGTTCGCCGCTCGCGGATTGAAGAAAGACGAGGGTTGGTGGTCAACGGACATCGACACACCCACCTACGCGGTGGGGGCGATGTCCGACACCGTCGCCACACTGCGGTTGTGGGGAATCCCTGGTGTCACCGGTGAAGGGATCATTGCCACCGCCGCAAGGTATCTGACCACGTCGCAGCTGGGCATCGGCGGTATCGGTGTGCTCAACGGTCGCGACGCCGAGCAACTCGTCGAGGACGTTCAGCAGGTCAACCGGATCGTGCTGGAACGCACCGCGCGCGGCTATGCCGTCGACGCTGAGTTCCCGGACCGGTTCCTGGCTGAGACTGCCGAAGCAACAGCTGCCGCCGCTCGAGTGCTGGCGGCAGCCGGCATCCGACCCGGTAATCCGGCAGACCTCGTCAACGCTTTGGATGCCCGAGGTCTGCTTCACGAGCAGTGGCCGCGTACAAATACCGGCAGGCTCAAAGCGGATAAGAACGCACTGGAAGTGTTTACTGGCGAACACATCAGCGAGTCGTTGAAGAACCCGCTTGTGATGGCCCACCGTACTGTATTCGGCAACGAGAAGGTGCTGGGGTACGTCAACAAGGTCGTGGAGAATGCCGGCCCCACCGGCCGCCTGCATCCCGAGATCAAGATCCTCGGCGCTAACGCCACAGGGCGAATGTCGGCCTCACGGCCCGAGATTCAGCAGTTTCCGCCCGAGGCCCGCGGCGTCATCGTCGCCGATGATGGCGATTGGGTGAGTGCGGACTGGAAATCGATCGAGCCTGTGGTTCTGGCCACCGCCTCTGGAGACCGCCAGTTCCTTGCGGACATGAAGGCCGGCAAAGACCCCTACGAGCCGGTCGGAAAGATGGCCGGCGTCGACCGAAAGTTGGCCAAGCGCAAGATGCTGGCCGACATGTATGGCCAGGGCCACAAAGCCGCAGCGCTGCAATACGGTTGGACGATCGATCGCGCCAAGCAGGTTGCCTGGGCGATCCGCGACGGTCTTCCGATCCTCTACAAGCTGATCGATGCGCTCAAAGCGCAGTCCGAGGCAACTGGTCACGTGACAACGCTTTCCGGCCGCGTGGTCGACCAAGAGTTCCGCTTCCAGGAGAACGGCAGAATGGTGCGCGATGTGGCGCAGCGCATCGCACCAAACCACTTCTGCCAGGGCTCCGCTCTCGATGTCATGCACTACTCGATCCTCGAGCTGGACCGGCGCGGGTTGTCGGACCACGTGCATTTGTGGATGCACGACGAGATCGTCGCTGATTCGACCATCGCAGCTGAGCTGGCGGAGGTCATGGCAACGCCGCCGCCGTTCCTGCAAGCCGTTGCGCAGTACCACGGAATGGACGCGTTTCTGGCCGTCGACCTCAACGATATGGGTCAACGCTGGGAGTACGTGTGA